A part of Terriglobia bacterium genomic DNA contains:
- a CDS encoding cellulose synthase family protein, with protein sequence MIHTLLGFLVVPANPVAHYVYLLFHRDPFRGIYQPNAFDLSIEIPYFLVLTILSVYGVHRYCLTYYYLKNRRKKPAPLKQFEKLPTVTVQLPVYNEQYVVERLIEAAVNLDYPTESLEIQVLDDSTDDTRMLCARLVEQYAEAGFPIKYVHRENRLGFKAGALDAGLKKSSGELVAVFDADFVPPPAILRQMVHYFTDPKVGMVQGRWTWINRDYSALTEVEAIMLDGHFVVEHGGRSSSGRFFNFNGTAGMWRRSAIEDAGGWEHDTLTEDTDLSYRAQLKGWKFIYDPDIVCPSELPVEMNSFKTQQARWAKGLIQVGKKILPIVWRSDQPLYIKVEATFHLTANIAYPLMILFSLVLLPAMIVRFYQGWFQMMYLDLPLFILSTCTVSGFYVVSQRALYPRGWLRRLLYLPFLMATGIGLAVTNGKAVIEALAGIESGFVRTPKYRVERNEEGWERKKYVRRRIGWVPAAELALAGYFLCATAYSFSVQNYLTTPFLMLFLVGYAYMGTMSLLQTPLRRLWFSLPAFIRVRASDISPAPSES encoded by the coding sequence ATGATTCATACACTCCTGGGCTTTTTGGTGGTTCCCGCGAACCCGGTCGCGCATTACGTCTATCTGCTGTTCCATCGCGATCCCTTCCGTGGCATTTACCAGCCGAACGCTTTTGATCTCTCGATCGAGATCCCTTACTTTCTCGTCCTTACGATCCTTTCGGTCTACGGCGTCCACCGTTACTGCCTCACTTACTACTATCTGAAGAACCGCCGCAAGAAGCCTGCGCCCCTGAAGCAATTTGAAAAGCTGCCGACCGTGACCGTACAGTTGCCCGTTTACAATGAACAGTACGTGGTGGAGCGGCTTATCGAAGCGGCCGTCAATCTGGATTATCCCACGGAGTCGCTGGAAATCCAGGTCCTCGACGATTCCACGGACGATACCCGAATGCTCTGCGCGCGGCTGGTGGAGCAGTATGCAGAGGCAGGGTTCCCCATCAAATATGTTCATCGTGAAAACCGCCTGGGATTCAAGGCGGGCGCGCTGGATGCGGGTTTGAAGAAGTCTTCTGGCGAGCTGGTGGCCGTATTTGACGCGGATTTTGTTCCACCGCCAGCCATCCTGCGGCAGATGGTCCATTATTTTACCGATCCGAAGGTGGGAATGGTGCAGGGCCGATGGACCTGGATTAACCGGGACTACTCCGCCCTGACGGAAGTGGAAGCCATCATGCTGGACGGCCACTTCGTGGTCGAACATGGAGGCAGGAGCTCGTCGGGGCGATTTTTCAATTTCAACGGGACGGCCGGAATGTGGCGCCGGTCGGCTATTGAAGACGCCGGCGGGTGGGAGCACGATACGCTGACCGAAGACACGGACCTCAGCTACCGCGCACAACTGAAGGGATGGAAGTTTATTTACGATCCTGACATCGTGTGCCCTTCCGAACTGCCCGTCGAAATGAACAGCTTTAAGACCCAGCAGGCGCGCTGGGCCAAGGGCCTGATCCAGGTTGGCAAGAAAATACTCCCGATTGTCTGGCGCAGCGACCAGCCACTTTACATCAAAGTGGAAGCCACTTTCCACCTGACGGCCAACATCGCTTATCCGCTGATGATCCTGTTTTCGCTGGTCCTGCTGCCGGCCATGATCGTGCGTTTTTACCAGGGCTGGTTCCAGATGATGTACCTGGACCTTCCCCTGTTCATTCTCTCAACGTGCACAGTGTCGGGCTTCTACGTGGTTTCCCAGCGTGCGCTCTATCCCAGGGGATGGCTGCGCCGGCTCCTCTACCTTCCGTTTCTGATGGCTACCGGCATCGGGCTGGCTGTGACCAATGGCAAGGCCGTTATCGAAGCGCTTGCTGGAATAGAGTCCGGCTTCGTGCGCACGCCCAAGTACCGCGTGGAACGGAACGAAGAGGGATGGGAACGCAAGAAATATGTGCGGCGGCGCATCGGCTGGGTCCCTGCTGCCGAGCTGGCTTTGGCGGGCTACTTCCTCTGTGCCACGGCCTATTCCTTTTCAGTCCAGAATTATCTCACCACCCCATTTCTGATGCTGTTCCTGGTGGGTTACGCCTACATGGGAACCATGTCGCTGCTGCAGACCCCGCTGAGGCGACTGTGGTTCAGCCTTCCTGCTTTCATTCGGGTCCGCGCCAGCGACATCTCGCCGGCCCCTTCCGAAAGCTGA
- a CDS encoding glycosyltransferase family 87 protein, whose amino-acid sequence MRPRGQASTDAFEFRLQSPDAPNAGSVSLHMQKLVFTRRYVAAFGLLAIALALGGIFHFIARLQPLDEHVPDFVALMLLAGTLYLAGVYLALRYKGRLPGLLVILGATVVFRLIFLPLGPRLSEDVYRYQWEGRVVRAHLNPYTVYPAMHGLSWARNPGHPIETGKTTPTLYPPVSEVVFSWIHTIAGYKRLFTALDLATVALLLVVLSATNRPLQQVLIYAWNPAVLIAFSLSGHNDSLALVTLLGATLLIIGRRGALSIGFLALSALAKLFPVVLLPVFLRRSRWSFSGIFAGVILLGYLPFLGAGTHLYRGLTDFAARWEGNDSLFRLLLAAGNSTRQAQLVAAVFLLFLIAYVLKARMDVFQASLVVLAGLLLLSSNAFPWYFTWIAPFLCFCPSPALLLLTVTCVLGYAPVIAYAAGGAFSLSPLMRVLEYLPAFALLGYEIARYFQRRHSEERKELLIGD is encoded by the coding sequence ATGCGACCTCGGGGTCAGGCCTCCACTGACGCATTCGAATTTCGCTTGCAGAGTCCTGACGCACCCAACGCTGGCTCAGTATCGCTTCATATGCAAAAGCTGGTCTTCACCCGCCGTTATGTGGCTGCTTTCGGTCTTCTTGCCATCGCTCTGGCGCTCGGGGGCATTTTTCATTTCATTGCCCGCCTTCAGCCACTGGATGAGCATGTGCCCGACTTCGTTGCGCTCATGCTTCTGGCTGGAACCTTGTATCTCGCCGGCGTTTACCTTGCTCTCAGATATAAGGGCCGTCTGCCGGGCCTCCTCGTCATCCTGGGCGCAACTGTCGTCTTCCGCCTCATTTTCCTGCCGCTGGGCCCCAGGCTCTCGGAGGATGTTTATCGTTACCAATGGGAAGGGCGGGTTGTCCGCGCCCATCTGAATCCCTATACCGTCTATCCCGCCATGCACGGACTGAGCTGGGCCCGGAACCCTGGCCATCCTATTGAAACCGGTAAGACCACGCCGACGCTTTATCCTCCCGTCAGCGAGGTGGTCTTTTCCTGGATCCACACGATTGCGGGCTACAAGCGGCTATTCACCGCACTTGACCTTGCAACCGTCGCCCTGCTCCTGGTGGTTCTTTCCGCAACAAATCGCCCGCTCCAGCAAGTACTCATCTATGCGTGGAACCCAGCCGTCCTCATTGCCTTTTCACTGTCAGGACATAACGACTCGCTGGCCTTGGTGACCTTACTCGGGGCGACTCTCTTAATTATAGGCCGTCGGGGTGCCCTGTCAATCGGGTTTCTAGCCCTCTCGGCGCTGGCCAAACTCTTCCCGGTGGTCCTATTGCCAGTGTTCCTCAGGCGCTCCCGCTGGTCTTTCTCAGGAATTTTCGCCGGTGTGATTTTGCTGGGCTATCTGCCGTTCCTTGGCGCCGGAACGCATTTATACCGGGGCCTCACGGACTTTGCAGCCCGGTGGGAGGGGAATGATAGTCTGTTCAGACTGCTTCTGGCCGCCGGGAATTCCACGCGGCAGGCGCAGCTTGTGGCGGCCGTATTCCTTCTGTTTCTTATAGCTTACGTCCTGAAGGCGAGAATGGACGTCTTCCAGGCCAGCCTCGTCGTCCTCGCCGGGCTGCTGCTTCTCTCGTCGAATGCTTTTCCCTGGTATTTCACCTGGATTGCCCCCTTCCTCTGCTTTTGCCCCAGCCCGGCCCTCCTTCTGCTGACCGTCACCTGCGTTCTGGGCTATGCGCCGGTCATCGCGTATGCTGCCGGCGGTGCTTTCTCGCTCTCGCCGCTCATGCGGGTGCTGGAGTATCTCCCGGCATTTGCCTTACTGGGATATGAGATAGCGCGCTATTTCCAGCGCCGGCACTCCGAAGAGCGGAAGGAGTTGTTGATTGGAGATTGA
- a CDS encoding UbiA-like polyprenyltransferase → MVEESQIFGTERQAPGSSAGQLWRKLKTTLEMIKVEHSVFALPFALTGAMLAVDGWPGWRQVFWIVVAMVGARSAAMTFNRIADRSFDARNPRTEKRALPAGHLTLRFAVAFTAVSAALLVLAAWELNPLAFKLSPVALALLLLYSYTKRFTLLSHIVLGMCLGLSPVAAWIALRGDVSWAVIILGVAVTLWVAGFDIIYACQDVDFDHTMGLHSIPKKFGIAAALYASAALHVLMLALLVMVARISGLGWIAFGGLVAVAALLAYEHLLVKSSDLSRVNAAFFTINGYISVLFFLTWAAAILAR, encoded by the coding sequence ATGGTTGAAGAGAGTCAGATTTTCGGGACCGAACGGCAGGCGCCAGGCTCATCCGCTGGCCAGTTGTGGAGGAAGCTCAAGACCACGCTTGAAATGATCAAGGTGGAGCACTCGGTGTTTGCGTTGCCGTTTGCTCTCACAGGCGCCATGCTGGCCGTGGACGGCTGGCCAGGCTGGCGGCAGGTCTTCTGGATTGTGGTGGCGATGGTGGGCGCGCGCAGCGCGGCCATGACCTTCAACCGCATTGCCGACCGTAGCTTTGATGCCAGAAATCCCCGCACCGAAAAACGCGCCCTGCCCGCCGGGCATCTGACCCTTCGCTTTGCGGTGGCATTCACGGCTGTTTCTGCGGCGCTGCTGGTGCTGGCAGCGTGGGAACTGAACCCTCTGGCTTTCAAACTGTCGCCCGTGGCGCTGGCGCTGCTGCTGCTCTATTCCTACACCAAGCGGTTCACGCTGCTGTCTCACATAGTGCTCGGGATGTGCCTGGGACTCTCGCCCGTCGCGGCCTGGATCGCGCTGCGGGGAGACGTAAGTTGGGCCGTCATCATTCTGGGCGTGGCGGTGACGCTGTGGGTCGCGGGATTTGACATCATCTACGCCTGCCAGGATGTAGATTTCGACCACACCATGGGCCTGCACTCGATTCCGAAAAAGTTCGGCATCGCCGCGGCGCTTTACGCCTCTGCTGCCCTTCATGTGCTGATGCTGGCGCTGCTGGTGATGGTGGCCCGAATATCCGGCCTCGGCTGGATTGCCTTCGGCGGCCTGGTCGCTGTTGCCGCGCTGCTGGCTTACGAGCACCTGCTGGTGAAATCGTCCGACCTATCCCGCGTGAACGCTGCGTTTTTTACCATCAATGGCTACATCAGCGTTCTCTTCTTCCTCACCTGGGCCGCGGCCATTCTGGCGCGCTGA
- the recG gene encoding ATP-dependent DNA helicase RecG: protein MSSPHLKLTSEVKYLKGVGPARAELLDARGIRTVEDLLYYTPFRYEDRTRLTAVGDLVPGQTATILVKVLTCGLTRTRKGTYIYDLAAIDASGAPHPRMVRCIWFNARYLERNKIFHSGQQVFFYGKAEPDFYGTGNLQIVQPQHEIIPESEAAEGESLEVGRMVPIYESIGNLGPRILRRLIRTGLDSVGDQFPELLPGSVRKKNKLLDRASAFRLTHFPDGKHPFDELARFRTPPQVRLIFEELFNVSAGLALKHRKAKSVPGIQFQVTDGLRRDIKKVLPFHPTSAQKKVLKEIADDMCSPRPMNRLLQGDVGSGKTIVAVQAALLALSNGCQVALMAPTEILATQHYLSIRKLLGPLPYKVELLTSGRTTRAKKELKDDLKRGEVHMLVGTHALIERDVDFAQLGLVIVDEQHRFGVLQRYRLIRKGQMPDVLVMTATPIPRTLALTLYGDLDFSVINELPPNRSPIVTKLIEERDRRQAFDFVRNKVRAGDQAYVVYPVIEESAKLDLRPALKMFQHLSANVFPEFQVGLLHGRLSSSEKDEIMDRFKKGDIRILVSTTVVEVGVDVPNATVMLIEHAERFGLSQLHQLRGRIGRGRKESSCLLLAAEPRTPEADERLRTITTTNDGFKIAEIDLKLRGPGEFFGTRQWGIPAFRIANLLRDQEILEWAKREATAFVDRPESPEEFEAYVGFLRNEWSRRYGLAGVA from the coding sequence ATGTCAAGTCCTCATCTTAAGCTGACGTCAGAGGTTAAATACCTGAAGGGTGTGGGCCCGGCCCGCGCCGAATTGCTCGATGCCCGCGGCATTCGCACGGTTGAAGACCTGCTGTATTACACGCCGTTTCGCTATGAGGACCGGACGCGCCTTACCGCAGTGGGCGACCTGGTTCCCGGGCAGACTGCCACCATCCTGGTCAAGGTGCTCACCTGCGGCCTGACACGCACGCGCAAGGGGACCTACATCTACGACCTCGCCGCCATAGACGCCAGCGGCGCTCCGCACCCTCGGATGGTCCGGTGCATATGGTTCAATGCGCGGTATCTGGAGCGAAACAAAATTTTCCACTCGGGGCAGCAGGTTTTCTTTTACGGCAAGGCGGAGCCTGACTTCTACGGCACCGGCAATCTGCAGATCGTTCAGCCACAGCATGAGATCATTCCTGAAAGCGAAGCCGCCGAGGGAGAATCGCTGGAGGTGGGGCGCATGGTGCCGATCTACGAATCGATAGGCAACCTGGGGCCGCGCATTCTGCGGCGGCTGATTCGAACGGGTTTGGACTCGGTGGGTGACCAGTTCCCGGAACTTCTGCCCGGCTCGGTGAGGAAGAAAAACAAGTTGCTCGATCGCGCTTCGGCTTTCCGCCTTACCCATTTCCCTGATGGCAAACATCCTTTTGATGAACTGGCGCGATTTCGAACGCCTCCCCAAGTCCGGCTGATTTTTGAAGAGCTGTTCAACGTCAGCGCCGGGCTGGCCTTGAAGCACCGAAAGGCCAAATCTGTTCCAGGCATCCAGTTCCAGGTCACGGACGGCCTGCGGCGAGACATCAAGAAGGTCCTTCCTTTTCATCCCACGTCCGCGCAAAAGAAGGTCCTGAAAGAGATTGCTGATGACATGTGCTCGCCACGGCCGATGAACCGCCTGCTGCAGGGCGATGTGGGCTCTGGCAAGACGATCGTAGCAGTCCAGGCGGCCCTGCTGGCATTGTCCAACGGCTGCCAGGTGGCCCTGATGGCTCCAACCGAGATTCTTGCCACCCAGCACTATCTCTCCATCCGCAAATTGCTGGGACCGCTGCCCTACAAAGTGGAGCTCTTAACCAGCGGCCGAACCACGCGCGCGAAAAAGGAATTGAAAGACGATCTGAAGCGCGGCGAAGTCCACATGCTGGTGGGGACCCACGCCCTGATTGAGCGTGACGTGGACTTTGCCCAATTGGGCCTGGTGATTGTTGATGAGCAGCACCGCTTCGGTGTCCTGCAGCGCTACCGGTTGATCCGCAAGGGCCAGATGCCGGACGTTCTGGTTATGACCGCAACGCCGATCCCGCGGACCCTGGCGCTGACGCTCTACGGCGATCTCGACTTCTCGGTCATCAATGAACTGCCGCCCAATCGTTCCCCGATTGTGACGAAGCTGATCGAGGAAAGGGACAGGCGCCAGGCCTTCGACTTCGTTCGCAACAAAGTGCGCGCGGGTGACCAGGCCTACGTCGTATACCCCGTGATCGAGGAGTCCGCCAAGCTGGATTTGCGGCCTGCGCTGAAAATGTTTCAGCACCTTTCGGCCAATGTCTTCCCGGAATTCCAGGTGGGGCTGCTTCACGGGCGGCTTTCGAGCAGCGAAAAGGATGAAATTATGGACCGCTTCAAGAAGGGCGACATCCGGATCCTCGTCTCGACTACGGTGGTCGAGGTGGGCGTGGATGTGCCGAACGCCACCGTCATGCTGATCGAGCACGCCGAGCGGTTCGGGCTTTCCCAGCTCCATCAACTGCGCGGCCGCATCGGGCGGGGGCGGAAGGAATCATCCTGCCTGCTGCTTGCGGCCGAGCCGCGAACGCCTGAAGCCGATGAACGGCTGCGGACAATAACAACGACCAACGACGGGTTCAAGATTGCCGAAATCGACCTCAAGCTGCGCGGGCCGGGAGAATTTTTCGGAACACGGCAATGGGGCATCCCTGCCTTTCGCATTGCCAACCTGCTGCGCGACCAGGAAATTCTGGAGTGGGCCAAGCGCGAAGCGACGGCATTCGTTGACCGTCCGGAATCCCCGGAGGAGTTCGAGGCCTATGTCGGCTTTTTGCGGAACGAATGGTCCCGGCGATACGGCCTGGCGGGGGTGGCCTGA
- the mqnE gene encoding aminofutalosine synthase MqnE, producing MVLNLRLEDANLQPVADKVLAGERLDFADGVALYKSNDLLAIGFLAHHVREKLHGKRAYFNVNRHINPTNVCIASCKLCAFGRKPDAPGAYTMALEEAFRTAGENWTEAVTEFHIVGGLHPDLPFQYYVDLIRGLKERFPSVHLKAFTAVEIGYYAHITQMTVKEILERLKEAGLGSLPGGGAEIFAPAVRRVICDHKIGAHMWLKVHRAAHEMGLHSTATMLYGHIESGQDRADHLVQLRNLQDQTRGFQTFIPLAFHPANTELGKLVEWDETSGFMDLKNIAISRLMLDNFPHIKAYWIMMSPRVAQIALRFGADDLDGTVAEEKIYHDAGAKTPQVMTRQQIVRLIKEAGFEPSERDTLYRPVVRTATSVSVQV from the coding sequence ATGGTGTTAAACCTGCGCTTGGAAGACGCCAACCTGCAGCCTGTAGCCGACAAGGTCCTTGCCGGGGAGCGCCTGGACTTTGCTGACGGCGTCGCGCTTTACAAGTCAAACGATCTGCTTGCCATTGGCTTCCTGGCGCACCACGTTCGTGAAAAGCTGCACGGCAAGCGCGCGTATTTCAACGTCAATCGCCACATCAATCCCACCAATGTGTGTATCGCCAGTTGCAAATTGTGCGCTTTTGGCCGCAAGCCGGACGCGCCGGGCGCATACACGATGGCGCTGGAAGAGGCGTTCCGAACGGCCGGGGAAAATTGGACTGAGGCTGTGACGGAATTTCACATCGTTGGCGGGCTCCATCCCGATCTCCCATTCCAGTATTACGTTGATCTGATCCGAGGATTGAAAGAGCGCTTCCCGTCCGTCCACCTGAAGGCTTTCACGGCCGTGGAAATTGGCTATTACGCGCACATCACGCAGATGACCGTGAAGGAAATCCTGGAGCGGCTGAAAGAGGCCGGGCTGGGATCGCTGCCGGGCGGCGGGGCGGAAATCTTTGCTCCTGCGGTAAGGCGCGTGATTTGCGATCACAAGATCGGGGCCCACATGTGGCTGAAAGTACACCGGGCCGCGCACGAGATGGGCCTCCACTCGACTGCCACCATGCTTTACGGCCACATCGAGAGCGGCCAGGACCGCGCCGACCACCTGGTGCAACTCCGCAATCTGCAGGACCAGACCCGAGGTTTCCAGACTTTTATACCGCTGGCGTTCCATCCCGCCAATACTGAACTCGGCAAACTGGTGGAATGGGATGAGACGTCCGGGTTCATGGACCTGAAGAACATTGCCATTTCACGGCTGATGCTCGATAACTTCCCTCATATCAAAGCATACTGGATCATGATGTCCCCCCGTGTCGCGCAGATTGCCCTCCGCTTTGGCGCCGACGACCTCGACGGAACGGTGGCGGAAGAAAAGATCTATCATGATGCTGGAGCAAAAACGCCCCAGGTGATGACCCGCCAGCAGATTGTCCGTCTGATCAAAGAGGCGGGTTTTGAACCTTCTGAGCGCGATACCCTCTATCGGCCCGTCGTGCGCACCGCAACCAGCGTCAGCGTGCAGGTGTAA